Genomic segment of Triticum aestivum cultivar Chinese Spring chromosome 6A, IWGSC CS RefSeq v2.1, whole genome shotgun sequence:
TTGTGGGCGCTCGCAGCACTCTGGGGCAGGTCGGCGAAGATCTCTGCGTGGTGCCAAATCTGAGTTAGCGCGGCATAGCTATTGCTTCCAAATCGACATTGGAGAAGATATGGTTGACCAGCGACAATCTGCTTGGCTTGCTCTACTTCGTCTCGAGCATTGCGACGGACGAGGTTGGATTCCTTCAGACTATACTCGAGCAGTTTAATTTGGTCACCCAGTCTGGTCTTCTCAGCCTTCAGCTGGTCACACTCAGTCTGGCTCTTCTTGACCTCCTGCTGAAGTAGGTCGGATGCATCCCGGGCGGCCTGGCACGCCTCTTGTTCTTGCACAAGTTTGGCAGTAGTCTTTTGGGCCTCTTTTTGGATGTCGTGGAGCTGTTGGTTGCTAGAATTGAGCTGGTTCCTCAACTCGGTCATACGCCTTTCAACTACTGCATTCAAGTTTGGAGGTGGTCAGCACAAATTTTGCAAATATGCAAGTTATATATGGAAGGAGTTGCCGTAGGAATAGTCGAGCTTACCCATGGAATCACTAAGAGTTTTGGAGAGATTTTCATTCTTATGCTCGGCTTCGGCGAGTAGTGTCTTGAGCCGGGCTATCTCGTTCTCCAAACGCTTGTTGTCCCGAGCTGCAGCCTGTATAAAAAAATTCCAAGTTACAGGAAGGTTAACATGGATAAGGCCTCCTACTAAGAGAAATTGATCCCCAGGCCGACCTTTGCAGCCCGACACGAGTCTTGAGGGCTACTGGATTTGCGTTAATTCAAAGGTAGCTAGTACGTGTTACTCTAAGAAGATTCAATCCTAAGGTCGGTTTGCTAAAGCAACCTAAGTCTTGAGGGTTACTGCACATCGGTTTAATCTAAGTTTGAGTTTTACGAGGAGAGTATCGACCCTCAAACCAGCCCTCCAGCCCGATCTGAGTCTTGGGGGCTATTGGATCACTGATTTTGACTAAAAAAATCTATTCCCGAGGAGATTTTGATTTTGATTCCCAAGGTGGACATTCTGCCTCGCTTGTGTCTCGGGGGCTAATGCACAATTGTTTTATCTTAGTCAAAATTAAGACGAACTACAACCCAATTTGTGTTAAACCGGACTCCAGCTCGGGGGCTAGCGTGCACGAAAGTGCTAAGTTGAGATACATGACTCATGGTGCAGACCGGATTTAGTTCTGGGCCGCACCTTGAgagctactggctatacatctatGTAGAAATCAGATGCATAAGTAAAATTACCTCCATCCCAGGACCAAAGGCGCCCGTCATCCGTATAACGCCGAGCTGCATCTCGTGGGCCTTGTCATTCAGGTACTTCATCGCATCTCGCTGGGCCTCATTCAGGTAATGGTTGACCCTCGATTTCTGGACTTCCCAACGCCCCAATACGGGCGCGACTTCTGAACCATTGATTGACATCTCGCCAGGAGGCTGCTGGGTCAGGACCACATTGCCCGATGTGTTGGGGCCAGACAATTGCAAGGGCATGTCATCTCCAATGACTGTATTGACTAGTGGCCCATGGCGTAAGGTCGGGACAACgactggcggcagcggcggcggtgcttGGAGCTCTTGAGTTGATGGAGCCGGGGAGTTAACCACCTCGACATTTTCTTTAGGCCCGATCTCCTGGTTATCAAATCCAGGAGCCCCGGGCTGGCCTTGTCCGTCTGCATTAGCTGCAGGCGGGCTTCTTGATGTGGCATCTCCAGATGGCGCCATTTTCGACATCGACTTGATCTTTGAGAGTATAGTGTTGTGGACTTGCTCTGTGTTTCTAAGGTAGGACATGTGCTAGGCAGTATATATAGCCATCGACCAGGGGCTATCGAAGGATGATATTAATTACATTCAATAAATTTGAAAAAGGAAATACACTAATGCATACAATAAACACCATTTTATTTATAGTGACAGTGCAACGCATACTATAAACCATGACATGTGCAATTTATTATAAGATTTCGCAGGGGTACAGGTATAGTATATGTTGAATGCCACATTTAATATTACCCTTTTTTGGCTTTCCACTATCTGGCTCATAATCACCTACCATATGCAAAGGTTTCTACCCGTTGCGGAGAGGCTGACCTGCAGCTCATTTTTCGTCATGAGAAAACGACGAGCAAAGACGAAAAATGCCATGAAACAAAAAATAATAATCTCGAGAACCTTCGGTGCTTTCAGTGTGACATGCTTAATTTGCCACAGGCTTTTCTTTTTGCATTTTTGGCGCAGCTTACATGAAGAAAAACTGTGGACGAATCGTGACCAGTTAATATATGTTGTTTAGAAACTGTTTTGAAATTTGAAATTTAGAAATTAGAAACCCTAGTTCTTGGGCTGTTTGCTCGGGTAAGATGGGACCCAACAAGCAAAACGGGCTGAATGTGTGTGCGTAAGCCCAACGTGAGATGGTTGGGCCTTCCTTATCCCTCGTCCCACTCCCACGGTCCCACCCACCTCTCTCCCTCCGTCCTCGTCCACACTCTCTCCTCGATGTCGCCTATCGCGGCGCACCGAGCCTCTCCGGCCATGTGGTCCCCgcagcctccgccgccccgcctccaGCTCCGGCGACCGGCGGGGACGCCCCTTCACTCCTCGCGCCGCCTCAGCCGCATCGCCGCATCGCAGGAGGACCCGCTGACCGCGCTGACCCGCGTGCTGTGGGGCCGCGCGCTGCCGCCGTCGCAGCTCGTGCTCGCCGTGCGCCACGGCTGGACCTCGGCGTGGCGGCTCCTCATGCGCCAGCTCGCGCCCTCCGACCCGGCCACGGGCGCCTTCACCCGCACCCCGTCCCGCTTCCCGGCCGTCGCGCAGCCCGCGCCCGTCCCCGGCGCGCGCCTCCACCTCTACGTCGGCCTTCCCTGCCCCTGGGCCCACCGCGCGCTCCTCGTCCGGGCCCTCCTCGGCCTGGGGCCCCGCCTCCCCGTCTCCGTGGCCGTCCCGGGCGACGACGGCGCGTGGTCCTTCACGCCGGAGAGCCCCGACGCGCTCTACGGCTCCCGCAGGCTCCGGGACGTGTACGCCGCCCGGCGCGGCGGGTACGAGGGCCGGGCGTCCGTGCCCATGCTCTGGGACGCCGACCGCCGCGAGGTGGTCTGCAACGAGAGCATCGAGATCGCCAAGTTCCTCTGCACGCTCGTGGACGACGGCGCCGGAGGCCTCGACCTCTGGCCGCCGGAGCACCGCGAGGAGATCGACCGCTGGTACGGCGTCATCTACCCGAGCGTCAACAACGGCGTGTACCGGTGCGGGTTCGCGCAGAGCCAGGCGGCCTACGACGCGGCGGCGGGCGAGCTGTTCGACGCGCTGGACATGCTCGAGGACCACCTCTCCGGGTCCCGGTACCTGTGCGCCGGCGCCGGCGTGACGCTGGCCGACGTGTGCCTCTTCACCACGCTCATAAGGTTCGACCTGGTGTACAACCCACTGTTCCGGTGCAGCCGGAGGAAGCTGGTTGAGTACCCCAGCCTCCACGCCTACATGCGGGAGATCTACCAGTTGCCCGGCGCCGCCGAGACCTGCGACATGGCCGCCATCGCCGACGGGTACTTTGGGACGCTCTTCCCGCTCAACCCCGGCGGGATCCTGCCCGTCGTGCCGGCGAGCTGCAGCCGGGAGGCCCTCATGAAGCCTCATGGCAGAGAGGCAATGCcttctgttgctgctgctgctgctgatggtaGGCAGCTAGGAGCGGCTGCTAGTGTTGTTGGCTAGGATTACAGAGTGTAGCTGAATTGTGTAGCACATCAAATTACTTACTGAATAATACCTTGGTACATATAGAGGATGAAACAAAATGGCAGACTATTACTGTGACCGAGAGTTTCATGTCATATAAATGCTTTATTAGCAATATATTCTGTTGGTCGAAAGACTGATACATTGACAACAATGTGAGGAAGATTCAAGAACCTTCTACTAGTAAATATTGTGTATGGCATACTGGTCTCCATACATTTACATCCAGTCATGATGCTAATAATAATAAGGCAGTCAGGCCCTTTTACTTCAGATAATCGTAGCTCGTCGCTGATAGTTCAGATTGTATCATAACATCGATGCCCAAGGTGTCAGTCCTTGCTACATGGTCGTTTCAAAAGGCTTGCAACTGCGAAGCGATAAAATGTAAGTTTTAGAACCAAGGATTCTCACTGAGGACATTGTATATAAAAACATGCATCTGGAAAATAGAAAGTACGGAAAGACTGCTGGGTAGAGGTAAATATTACCATTGTCATGATTTGGTATCACCCTCTTCTGTTTCCATGTAAAGTTTGTGCTCTCTAATGTACTCGATTACTTCATCGCAAGTAAGATACTTTATTGAGAGATGTTTTCTTATACATTCTCTGCAATTTGATAAATGAATACAGGAATCAACAATGATACATCAAATAAATGAAAAACTGAAGGTAGTAATAGCATCTAATTATACAGGAAGCAACATAGATAAAAATGTCACCTTACTCTAGATGAACTGATCTGATTTGGCACAATCTCATCAACCGAAATGATGTTATCCTGAAAAACATACATGGGGAAACACACATGTGAGTAAAAATCATCAGTCAGTCGGGTAAGTAAGCTCCTCAAGCTAGAAGTTTCTCACCCTGCATTCTTGCAGTGTCTCGCTGCTGGATATTAGCTTTTGAACATCTTTTCCTTCCCTACGTATACAAACAACACCAAAGTCTTTACATATGGCCCTGACCTGGAAACAGAAAAGGTTGTGCATCAAAGTTACTTCTTCGATAAGGGCAATTCAAACAACAATTAAATAGGACACTGTGATTTATAAATAAGGGGTGCACAAATTTTGTATGTCGAATTGTGGATACCAAAAAATGTTCAAGTTTTATACCTGATCTGGAATCCAAACCCCTGGCGTGCTGAATGACTCCAGAAGGTCAGAACCACATAACAGCATTACCCTGACATCACCTGAGAGAAAATGCATGTTGTAAAGGACGGATTTATATACAGGGCAAATGCACCGACACATTTGAATGATCACTGAACAGTGTGAGAGAAGGTATTACTGTATTGCAACAAAAAATCTTGCCATATACCTTGATCAGCTAAGCTGTCCTTGCACAGAGAATTCGCAACCCTCGAGAGAACGGTCAAGGTGCGCTGATAACCTTTCTGCATTGCCTGTATCAAGACACAAGAATGTGTGCATCAAATACCCACATCATCCAAACTGAAAATACATTATGTGACAGCGCAAAATGAAAAATGAGGTTACCTCCCACGGATCAACCATCACAAAAGATGAGCTTCCACACGCCAATTCGCAGAGGCGAACCCGGTGAGCAGCGGGCAAGAGGTCCTAACCAGCCCCAAATTGCGAATTCAGTCACGAGAACGGCGTCAACCGTGAACACAAATCGATACACATTTCCAGTTCATAGTACCTTCTTCTTATACGCATCGTTCACCGGGGACATGTACCCACCCAAAACACAGTACCCTCGCTGCTGCAACTCATCCTTCGCCAACTCTATATGAACGAAACACATCAAAAGATGGGGTAAGAGGTACTCTTCTCACTTTGCTGATCCCATTCTTAGGCTGTTCTTGAGACTTACTAGTACTAAACACAGTACCACACTGAATCACTGATAGGTGCAGCAGATTAGCAAGTGTTGATTGAGGCTTACCGAACATGCGCAGGTGCATGTAGGTGGGGGGATTgaagctgccggtggccaccagcacaacgccgcctcggcttcccCCATCCCTGCCGTCATCAAGAAACGAACGGGGGATCAGTCCAGCTATACGCATCAAGCAACCCAAGAAAATCCGAGAGCAGATTCTCTTCTTTCTGCTTACCGATTTGGATCCATGGAGAGCTTCTCCGTGGGGAAGGGGAGAGGAGCTTCCGCCTCCTCCATGGCCGCCCTCTGCAAATCCTCAGCCGAGCCGAGCTGATCTCTCGCTGCGGTTCTCTCTTCCTGCGGTGCGCCGTCGGCGGGAGGCCGGCAATCCGGCCGGCGTGCGCTGGAGCAAGATTCCCAAGTAGGAGGCTTTTTTTTAGAATGCTGGACTCTGCGTGCCCGTGTGGGTGGGCATCGCgatatgggccttgttgggccgcCGTGGTCATGCCCAGGGGCCCCGCTAGAATAATAACAAACAGGTCCACGGAGAGATGCAGCCTATCAAACGGGCCGGGCCCATGTGGCCTTGGGCAGCCCCGCGCGGCTCTATAAAGCCGCCTCCTCGAGCCGCTAGGTTTTggtgctctcttcttcctcctctcctcctccctcggcggcggcgcaggcggcgcgGAGGCGACAGGCGAAGGCGAAATGGTGAGCGGATCGCCGCGGCTCCGGCGGAGGCCTCCTCCCTCCGCGGCGCTCCTTCTCGTCTAGATAGATGGATCTCGAGTTCTGACTGTTCCTTTGCTGTTGTTCTTGCGCAGACGAAGGGAACGGGCAGCTTCGGCAAGCGCCGGAACAAGACCCACACGCTGTGCATCCGCTGCGGCCGCCGCAGCTTCCACCTGCAGAAGAGCACCTGCTCCTCGTGCGGCTACCCCGCCGCCCGCATCCGCAAGTGTAAGTCCCGCGGCCAGATCCCCTTCCCCTATCTTAGCACGCGATTCCGGTCCGTCGACCTAGCTGGTTTAGGTAgatgtgttgcttggttctcgtaTGTGCTGCCTGCGCGAGGCCGTGATTGCTTAGGTTTTCGGTGCTGTTGGGGTAGCCCCGTCGCTGTTGCCTAGAATCGCATGCATGCTAGCTCTGTGGCTCGACGTGGTACGCCTGTGGCTTGATGTGCCGTAGTTTTTATCTGGTTCTAATTTGTGATGAGTAGTTCTTGTTTGATACGATGTGTTAGcctttgatcataagcatgatagTTTGAAGATGCTGGGAATGACTGTAAAAAGGAATTCCTGCAAGACCCAACTCTAGTTATGAATTGTCATATAAGTATCTTACCTAGCTCTGTTACACCTCTGATAGATGTTCAGCAACTAGAGCTATTAATAAGGTGGATGACTTGGCTGTTTGTTCACATGTATCATCGATCTTAAAATTTAagatgttcatcctgttctaagcAGTACACATTTGTAGCCAGCCTTTAGTGATGAAGTTTTAGTTAGTGCAGGGCAGTTAAGATTGATTGTCATATTGCTCTCACTGTCTTCTTATAAGTTAAAGCACATCTCTCATTTAGTAAGTGTTATGTTTCTTCTGCATCTGATAAGATTCTGTCTTGAAAAACAGACAACTGGAGTGTGAAGGCCATCAGGAGGAAGACCACCGGCACCGGGAGGATGAGGTACATGCGCCATGTGCCCAGGAGGTTCAAGAGCAACTTCAGAGAGGGTATACTTCTCTTCTCTCTTTAGTCTTGTTAATAAAATGTGCCAGCATATCCACCCATTGTGAGCTCTGTTTTGCTAAACTGCAATCCTGTGAATGTGTTCTGCAGGAACTGAGGCCGCACCAAGGAGCAAGGGAGCCTCTTCCAGCGGCAACTAGGCGTGACAGTCTCCATTTGTTGCCCTAAGCGAAGCCCTGATCATCAAACTTAGCTTTTTTGTTGTTTTCTACTGGAACTCTTATGTTTCTATGTTGAGAGGCAGACTATATGATGCCTGGTTATGTTATTTGCACAATTGTCGTGGACGTTAATCCTTCAGTTTTGAATGTTGAATTGTGTCGATGTCCTGTGTTAGATGCTGCATCTATTGTTCAATGTGCTATTTGTGACGAGTCTGttttttgttgtttcaatatgaGATCTTTGGTCAAGTTTTTATGCATGTAATAGACCATGACATGGTCACTCACATAGTGTTTGTCTGTTCATATTTACGCTGTGCAGGTCCAGCAAGAACATAAAAATGCAACTTCCAATGTGAATAGCTCAATGGTTCATTTCTCTCTTCGCATTTTGAGTTCCAACATTGTCTTGTACACAGAACAGAGAGATTGTATGGAAGGTCATTTTGAGTTTCCCAGCTTTGTTTTCTAACTCAAAACTCGTACTCCCTCCGTTGTAAAATTCTTGTCTTAACTAAGACAAAAAAATTATTTTGCCATGCTtctttgaacctgctattgtgtgatttagccgtagctcagtgttcatcttttgttaagtatcttgagtagatcactgtcatgtattttgttgctatgttagagtgcagtgtCTTAACTAAGACGAAAAAATTGTGACTGAGGGAGTACAATGTTAGATTTTTAGCATTCTTTGTTTGAAGAGCTAAACTGTTCTTTTTAACTTGGCTCACACTTTATTTTGGTGCAGAGATCCAAAATATTGGAAAATAAATTATTTATGACGTACACATTTGTATTACATCTCGGAAAATATCAAACCCAAATATGAATCATGCCTTGAAAAAAGTCAACAGACTCAACAGTCAAAATAGGTCGCTATACCGCCTCGCTtgggttgtactccctccattccaaaatttctactcctataaaaatgtgagttggtgacgatggtgtgccTACCTTCACGTCATCTGACCGTCCAATTCTCCTATAAAAATGTGAGTTGGTGACAATGGTATGTCTACCTTCACGTCATCTGCATATTTGTAACGTAAGGCTAAGATGGATTGTCCTCAAGCCACTCACACTTCTGCAAagacactagcaagatgcccgtgcaccaagatgcatttttttacaaaacatctGTTGTGATTGATCTATGCGGGAGTAAtttcatgtgtaaaaactaatgatatcacCTGTTGTAATTGGcccatgcgggagtaatctcaTGTGTtcaaactaatgatatctcgagaaagataagagataaggtgaggagtggggcgtggtggtgattaaTGGTCGGATTGAGTGGAGGCATGAGAATGGACGATGCTGGCAGCGGTcatcatgccagattgttccagaggtttccttttttaattgctcaacattCAGGTTGTGGGGGATAAAGATAAACGAGAAAAGTCCTTATCTATAAATGTGAAGAGAAATATGGGTATTTTTTTATAAAATTAtaatagtttgctttctatccagtAGCAGGAACGCCATGAGTATGCTTGCGTTTCAAGCGCAGAGGTTTTCGGCCGGAGGAGAGCTACTCGTTTCTGGAGGTGCCGATGCCGAACTACCAATACATGACGAGCAGTGTTTGTGCGCTAGATTATTTTTTCAGTTTTCTTCATGTTCGATTAGCTGCGTATTTCACGATATAATCCCGCCCTTGTCTCTGATTCTGATTTTGATTATTCTTGTGGATTTCAGATAGAAGGGCACTTCGCAGCAGGGTCATGACGAGAAAGGTGGATAATATGTCTATTTTTATGTAGTTTTTTTTTAGAGAACTGACACTAATTTCTCTCAAAATATGTCAATTTGCAGAGAATTTAGTAATGGAACGGTCTACACTGAAGGCTGGTCTAGAAGTGGCAGTATATTTGTAAGCGTTGTGCCAATTTTCAATGATCTGACTAAACTGATCGTTTCTGAAATTTAGCGAAAAATTATGTCATTTTGCCACTACTGTTTTTGTACAGAATTCTTGTCTATTTGGGTGGTGCCAAACAGTGCCAAATTGCATAGTTGTATGTTATCTAGGACCTCTATTGCATATGACCTAGAGTTGTCTCTGAAATATGTTGGCATCACATGGCAATGAAAATTACAACATTATTTATTCCTGGTGTAATCTTAATCCAACAATACACCATTTGATTCCCTACTTGTTAGGTGGTACATAAATAGTCAAACCAGGGTTCATGGCATCAACTATTTTTTTGTTGTATGAATCACAatggtgcagaggccggggattaGCCTACTTTTCAGGAAAAAAATGTTCCTTTTTTCGACTATGAGGTAGTATTAGCATAGTTGTACCGAAAATTATTCTGTATTGTTGCAAGGCATTTTGAGTAACATGTAATGTTTCTACTTTCTACACAAGTGAAAATAAAACTTCTTCTGAAAAGCTAGAACATAAGTCGGTCAAATATTGAGTTCCACACTTATGTTGGGAGTATCGAGGTAGAACTAAATGGGTGATGTTTCTTTTGCTGGGGTAGGAAGTAGGAAGCAGGTAGCTTGGATCACAGCACAAAAATTTGTAAAAATTTGTTGCACCTTAGTATTACAATGTACAGGGTTGTACAACTTTGATACTTGCTTTAGTGTTCGTGATATTTTCCTCCGGATGACGATGGGAGTGTGCCCCCTCCCATAGAGCTCAGAGAGGTCTCTCTGTTGCCGATGCTGTTGTAGGGCCTTCATTTCATGCGTTTTCCCGATCTCAAGCAGGGCCAGGCCCAGGAGAGGGCCAGACCATACTCTACATCATTGAGTACATGGATACTGACCAAGAAGTTCATCCACGACCACCCCCAGATCTATGAGAAGATCCCCAGCCACACCGTCAAGGTTTCCCCTCCGTACTGTCACCGATCTAGGTCCTTAGTTATTCATTTTCCCAATTTTTGCATGcaaggtttttcattgaaaattagGCAACGGTGTTCTATTTGCTGATTGGTAAACTGATGATGTTGTGTGTAGATATCCCGAGGTACCAGCCTTGCAGACCTCAAGCTGCACCGTCGCCTCATGTTCTTCTGAAGTCATGTGACTTTTTAGATGCCAATTTAAAATACTTTGTCAGGTTGTAATTCGAGAATCATTTTCCATTAAGAAGAATTTATTTAGTTAGTGTTGAATCAAACCAGAGTCATGCTCTATATATTATGGGGTTAGGTTACATTTGATAATCCTTTGAGTGATGGCAATGACTTGAAATCAAGGATTAGGCCATGAGTTTTAGTAACCCAGTGAGATGCAGTTTTAACTCTACACAGAATTTTTGAGGGCGTCAATCATTATACAAGTTAACTTTAACCCTGTGAGATGCAGTTTTATGCATGGTCTTGATGATTTCAATTTATCAATGAGCATCCATTTCCTTATTATGCTATATTCCAATTCATGTCATCCTAACAATATTTCGGCGAAGGACATGCCTTTTTTTTGCATTTCACAAGTACATAATTTGCTACAATGAAGTATTTTGAATAGGACAATATAAACTGAAATTTGCTACACTTCTAACATACATATTGCATACATTGTCAATGTACAACACAAGAATTAGCACCATGTGATTACATAGTTGGTCACTGAACACTCAAATAactggaaccatcaaagaacacgACTTCAAACATAAATACCATATTCATAACCACTTGTGCTTCATCTCTCGAGAATAGTGCTACCTCTAGACTTTTTGGGGGGtttcgtggcaacgcacgggcacctaaCTAGTATAATTATATTTGGGAACAAGGGAGTACGTATCTAATTTCCAGCAATCATCAATTTTACGCGGGGCGTGTCCATGCATATTATGCATAGCTCAATCATAGTTTCTTTCACCCATCTCGAGGAATCAAATGAACCCACAAAAAACTTACTTTTCTTTACGAAGAATTCTGAACGTTGCAGTCTTCCAAACTTGTTTGACATCTCAATTAGGTGACATCCCAATGACTTTTTAGACGCTTCCCAATTTATTAGTATAGTAATATAGAAGTGAAAAAAATGATTATGGGTTTACCCTGGCAAGTTCAATAAGCTCTTCCGTGGCATTGTGAAAAAAATCATCTATCAAATCATAGGGCACTTCGACAATCAAATCTCCACACTTGTCAGCTTACCATGTTTCTTGACCGGCCCTGGAGGCCAGAGCTTTGGCATTATAACCAATTAGGAGCAACAACCAAATCAACATCACTCAGACTCGCATCTCATTGAGTTTGAAGTACGAATCTCAAGGAACAAGAGCAACGCATGGATATGAAGAAGACCAAAGGCTGAAACCCTCACCAGCCTGTCGCTTCAATTGGTTGACCCAAACGCCAAGAAGGACCGTGACAACATCCAAACAGAGAAGACGAAAAGAGGCACACCGAGCCAGAGTTGGTCAGGTGAAGGCCAACCACAAAAAAACACCTCTGCAGAACCTCCTTCAGACATGGGGAAGCTGCAAAAAATCATGCTCGACACCCCACACGAAATGGCCACCATATGTCAATGTCTCTCCCTAGATCTCCTTTTGCCTTTGTGCAGCCGCACAATGACACAAACCTAGCGAAAGCCCAACCAAACAACCCATGTCAAAGCAGTGCTTCTCACCGGCGGACCGACATGACACACCAGGAAAAACACTAGAGCACTCAGCTCCCTAGAAAATAGggtgcttagggcatctccaaggcggacccGTAAACCTCCCGCAACCGTCCGGATTGCGATGTCTAGACCGTGAAAGCCATCCAACGCCGACCTGTATCGGTCCGCGGGGCGGCTCGGATTCAATTTCTCCCGCAAATTGGAGACAAAGTgtgggaggtttgcgggagtccggacacccGAAATGTAGGGCTCTAACACCCCAGCCCACCCAATCCTCCCTCACGGTCCCATTTCCTTCCACTCCGCCCCTTCTCCTCCTTGCTTTGCATCTGCACCCTCCACCTCCGCCGCCATTGTTGTTCATCTCTGGCCGCCACAGAGGCATTGCCGGACCTCCGCAACCAGCACCGATGCGCCCGCTCGCCGTTCCAAAGGAGCTTTCAGCCCCGAAGCCGTTTGTACCCAGGTACACTCCGCCCCCTGTCGACGAACTCCATGGCGGATACCACGACCTCCATGGTgtcattgagcttattttcaaatgATATGTCATTTTTATAGTATGAATGAAACCACACAACGTGAGGTCGCTGTCGTATCGCTGGCACACTATCAAGGTCGACGTCATCAAGTACTGCAACTTGGTCAGTCAGCTCGAGTCAAGGTGGCAATTGCACGCGGGCATGGAGGAGATGGTAAGTTTTAGTTCCTCTTTCTAAACCCGTTGAttgattcattcactcaatgttggtctacacattataTGTAGCCCGCACGCACCGCCATGTTGTACCACAGGTCAGCGGGATGGTCATTTACATGCACACACTTCTGGATGAAGATGAAGGGGAAGTATGTGTGGGAGGACATGATCCGTTCCTGAAAAA
This window contains:
- the LOC123128952 gene encoding glutathionyl-hydroquinone reductase PcpF-like; translation: MSPIAAHRASPAMWSPQPPPPRLQLRRPAGTPLHSSRRLSRIAASQEDPLTALTRVLWGRALPPSQLVLAVRHGWTSAWRLLMRQLAPSDPATGAFTRTPSRFPAVAQPAPVPGARLHLYVGLPCPWAHRALLVRALLGLGPRLPVSVAVPGDDGAWSFTPESPDALYGSRRLRDVYAARRGGYEGRASVPMLWDADRREVVCNESIEIAKFLCTLVDDGAGGLDLWPPEHREEIDRWYGVIYPSVNNGVYRCGFAQSQAAYDAAAGELFDALDMLEDHLSGSRYLCAGAGVTLADVCLFTTLIRFDLVYNPLFRCSRRKLVEYPSLHAYMREIYQLPGAAETCDMAAIADGYFGTLFPLNPGGILPVVPASCSREALMKPHGREAMPSVAAAAADGRQLGAAASVVG
- the LOC123128953 gene encoding nicotinamide/nicotinic acid mononucleotide adenylyltransferase, which produces MEEAEAPLPFPTEKLSMDPNRDGGSRGGVVLVATGSFNPPTYMHLRMFELAKDELQQRGYCVLGGYMSPVNDAYKKKDLLPAAHRVRLCELACGSSSFVMVDPWEAMQKGYQRTLTVLSRVANSLCKDSLADQGDVRVMLLCGSDLLESFSTPGVWIPDQVRAICKDFGVVCIRREGKDVQKLISSSETLQECRDNIISVDEIVPNQISSSRVRECIRKHLSIKYLTCDEVIEYIREHKLYMETEEGDTKS
- the LOC123128954 gene encoding 60S ribosomal protein L37-2 translates to MTKGTGSFGKRRNKTHTLCIRCGRRSFHLQKSTCSSCGYPAARIRKYNWSVKAIRRKTTGTGRMRYMRHVPRRFKSNFREGTEAAPRSKGASSSGN